Part of the Candidatus Poribacteria bacterium genome, TTGTGTGATGTCGCGAAAGTCTGGCGGAAATCGTCCAGAAAGTCTGGCGGGTCGAAGCGTAGGTTAGCGGGGATTCGAAGAGGCGGCTCGTCGAAGTAGACGCGAGCGCGGCGGCGACGGAGCGGTCGGGGGCGGCCACGCTTGTTGGATTTCAGGACGCGTTACGGTTCGTCGGTCTCGAGGGTTTTCGGATCGACGGCGCGCGTCCTGAAAGAGGTGCCCGCAAGGCGGATGTGCTGGCCTCGCTCGAGGACGCGGTCGAGGAGCGCCTCGGCGAGCTCGGCGTCGTGCAGCACCTCGCCCCAGCGCTTCAGCGGCTTGTTGGTCGTGAACACGATCGGGCGTCGCTTCAGGCACCGCTGGTCGACGACTCCGTAGAGGACGTTCGCGGCGTCGGAGGCGCATTGCAGGTACCCGACCTCGTCGATGACGAGGACGTGAGGCTGCACGTAGGAGGCGGTCGCCTCGCGAAGAGAACCGTCGCGGGCGGCGCCGTGAAGCTCGTCGATGAGGTCGGACGCGGTGACGAAGCGGGCCTCGAAGCCGTTCTGGATCGCTTTGTAGGCGAGCGCGATCGCGAGGTGCGTCTTGCCGCGCCCGGGCCTGCCTGAGAGGATGAGGTTGCGACCCTCGGTGACGAACTCCGGGCCGAGATAGGGTCCGATCTGTTGGCGACCGAGCGTGGACTGAAAGACGAAGTCGAACTCCTCGATCGTCTTCACGTAGGGAAAATGCGCTCGTCGCACGCACTTCTGCACGCGCGTCTCAGAGCGGTGGGCGACCTCTTCGGCGAGGAGGAGCGTGAGCCACTCGCGATGCGTCCACCCCTCC contains:
- a CDS encoding AAA family ATPase, whose amino-acid sequence is MDLSHIDIAALLKRLHLATVARILPEYELRAAKEGWTHREWLTLLLAEEVAHRSETRVQKCVRRAHFPYVKTIEEFDFVFQSTLGRQQIGPYLGPEFVTEGRNLILSGRPGRGKTHLAIALAYKAIQNGFEARFVTASDLIDELHGAARDGSLREATASYVQPHVLVIDEVGYLQCASDAANVLYGVVDQRCLKRRPIVFTTNKPLKRWGEVLHDAELAEALLDRVLERGQHIRLAGTSFRTRAVDPKTLETDEP